The following proteins are encoded in a genomic region of Cryptomeria japonica chromosome 11, Sugi_1.0, whole genome shotgun sequence:
- the LOC131040029 gene encoding heavy metal-associated isoprenylated plant protein 37, which produces MSNLQIVPYGQGKNVKAQEVEMRVPLYSFGCERKIRKALSQIKGLYSVEADVHHQKVTVVGMVDRNEILEAIRAKRKEADFWTNDPNFCKPEIKSNPPPANKEKSCASLPRNGSSRSLNPGVLAKSIKVSFTKKLASFRGRK; this is translated from the exons ATGTCAAATCTACAAATTGTTCCTTACGGCCAGGGAAAG AATGTAAAGGCGCAGGAGGTGGAAATGAGAGTACCCTTGTATTCTTTTGGCTGTGAACGCAAAATCCGAAAGGCACTCTCTCAAATAAAAG GATTATATTCGGTGGAAGCAGATGTACATCATCAGAAAGTCACAGTGGTGGGAATGGTTGATCGGAATGAGATATTAGAAGCCATCAGAGCCAAGCGAAAGGAAGCAGATTTCTGGACAAATGATCCAAATTTTTGCAAGCCCGAAATTAAATCCAATCCTCCTCCTGCGAATAAGGAAAAATCATGTGCAAGTTTACCAAGAAATGGAAGTTCAAGGAGCTTAAATCCAGGTGTTCTGGCGAAATCAATTAAAGTTTCGTTTACCAAGAAATTGGCTTCTTTTAGAGGAAGAAAATAG